One segment of Paenibacillus sp. FSL R7-0337 DNA contains the following:
- a CDS encoding hemolysin XhlA family protein — MGTEDKLVEIQIQLARIEKTLEVVPALTSTVESARDTARDAVQSSKAAHHRLDRIEDAQRWLWRTVGGAIITGIIGVIIAAIKLTGG; from the coding sequence ATGGGAACAGAGGACAAATTGGTCGAGATCCAGATACAGCTGGCGAGAATTGAGAAGACACTGGAGGTAGTACCGGCACTGACATCCACAGTCGAGTCGGCCCGGGATACTGCCCGGGATGCCGTACAGAGTTCCAAGGCCGCGCATCACCGTTTAGACCGGATCGAGGACGCCCAGCGCTGGCTATGGCGTACCGTCGGCGGGGCCATTATCACCGGTATTATTGGCGTAATAATCGCAGCAATCAAACTCACAGGAGGCTAA
- a CDS encoding zf-HC2 domain-containing protein encodes MSRISCDIIQDLLPLYYDDICSEASRELMEEHLAGCADCRASLVQVKSNLSLPIQEMEVNKLEGNGLRSIKRIWIRTQSLAYLKGMLVTASVCGVLILGYFGLFRWNFIPVASDHITISNIRTIPSGEIAFNIQINDGYTFNRVKNTVKDDGSYYITPVHTLLKSKDYVVSSLASGGVYVNPVSVRAYQKAHGNDVEITAIYYGAPDDPILIWKKGMELPAANR; translated from the coding sequence ATGAGCCGAATCTCATGTGACATTATTCAAGACCTGCTTCCCCTGTACTATGATGACATATGCAGCGAAGCCAGCAGGGAACTAATGGAAGAACACCTTGCTGGTTGTGCAGATTGCCGCGCTTCTCTGGTACAGGTAAAATCTAACCTGAGTTTGCCCATACAAGAGATGGAAGTGAATAAACTGGAGGGAAACGGGCTGCGCAGTATTAAAAGGATTTGGATCCGTACCCAATCGCTGGCTTATTTGAAAGGAATGCTGGTGACTGCTTCCGTATGTGGAGTCTTGATTCTTGGCTACTTCGGTCTGTTCCGATGGAACTTCATACCGGTGGCATCCGATCACATTACTATTTCTAATATAAGAACCATACCAAGTGGTGAAATTGCCTTTAATATTCAAATCAATGACGGGTATACCTTCAATCGTGTGAAAAATACCGTTAAAGATGACGGGAGTTACTATATAACCCCTGTCCATACTCTACTCAAATCGAAGGATTATGTTGTCTCGAGTCTTGCCAGTGGCGGGGTATACGTCAATCCTGTGAGTGTAAGGGCCTACCAGAAGGCGCATGGAAATGATGTGGAGATTACGGCCATCTATTACGGTGCACCGGATGATCCGATTCTGATTTGGAAGAAAGGAATGGAACTGCCGGCAGCAAACCGATAG
- a CDS encoding RNA polymerase sigma factor — MDELDELEGVYDQYFRDVYIFVLSLSRDEQIAEEITQETFLKALKRIEQFRGDCKMSVWLCQIAKNTYFSYMDKQRRYAPMAEQEAEAGINLEQKLINQTEALYVHKVLHGLKEPYKEVFMLRLFGELSFDHISQIFGRTESWARVTYHRARMKIQNLLMEDKR, encoded by the coding sequence TTGGACGAATTAGATGAACTAGAGGGAGTCTATGATCAATATTTCCGAGATGTATATATCTTTGTGCTTTCATTAAGCAGAGATGAGCAGATCGCCGAGGAAATTACACAGGAGACTTTTCTTAAAGCGCTGAAGCGAATTGAACAGTTCAGGGGGGACTGCAAAATGAGTGTTTGGCTGTGTCAGATTGCGAAAAATACTTATTTCTCCTATATGGACAAGCAGCGGAGGTACGCTCCGATGGCTGAGCAAGAAGCGGAAGCCGGTATTAACCTGGAGCAAAAACTTATTAATCAGACTGAGGCTCTGTATGTTCATAAGGTTCTGCACGGATTGAAGGAGCCGTATAAGGAGGTTTTTATGCTCAGGTTATTTGGAGAACTTTCTTTCGATCATATTAGCCAGATTTTTGGCCGAACGGAGAGCTGGGCAAGAGTGACCTATCACCGGGCCCGTATGAAGATACAGAATCTGCTAATGGAGGATAAAAGATGA
- a CDS encoding holin, translating to MEVLNNVLAFATLISVFVLALVQLVKNTANVPKNLLPWIGLVIGLLTGWAAYPFSDLDLTLRLWGGGLAGLSATGLFELVLSNRPGGTKE from the coding sequence ATGGAAGTCCTAAACAACGTATTGGCGTTTGCCACTCTGATTTCTGTTTTCGTCCTGGCGCTCGTTCAGCTCGTAAAGAACACCGCTAACGTACCTAAGAACCTGCTACCGTGGATCGGACTGGTCATTGGCCTGCTGACCGGTTGGGCAGCTTATCCGTTTAGTGACCTGGACCTGACGCTGCGGCTGTGGGGCGGTGGATTGGCCGGGCTATCGGCAACGGGGCTGTTTGAGCTGGTTCTGAGCAATCGGCCGGGTGGCACAAAAGAGTAA
- a CDS encoding M15 family metallopeptidase yields the protein MLTLDQVKSKSATRLKGLHPAVLAAANALIERSYSRGVPILITQGLRTVAEQDALYAQGRTKPGGIVTNARGGFSYHNYGLAVDFALLLPDASNVSWDMKRNGNKDGEVDWLEVVQEAKALGFEWGGDWTSFKDYPHLQMSFGLGLAELRAGKRPTETQIAVMLAKIERYTREAAAVNKDVKVDVYVNGVKVGAGILDAGVTYLPVRVVAEALGATVGWNKENLRVDITKEAK from the coding sequence ATGCTCACACTGGATCAAGTAAAAAGTAAATCGGCCACTCGTCTCAAGGGCCTGCACCCGGCCGTGCTTGCCGCGGCGAATGCGTTGATCGAGCGCTCCTATTCTAGGGGCGTACCGATTCTAATTACGCAAGGCCTGAGAACAGTTGCCGAACAGGATGCGCTGTATGCACAGGGACGCACCAAGCCGGGCGGTATTGTCACTAATGCCCGGGGCGGTTTCAGCTATCACAATTACGGACTGGCGGTGGATTTTGCGCTGCTCCTGCCGGACGCCAGCAACGTGTCTTGGGATATGAAGCGCAATGGGAACAAGGACGGTGAAGTTGATTGGCTGGAGGTGGTGCAAGAAGCGAAGGCTTTGGGGTTTGAGTGGGGCGGAGACTGGACGAGCTTCAAGGACTATCCTCACCTGCAGATGAGCTTCGGATTAGGTCTGGCAGAGCTGCGAGCAGGTAAGAGACCGACAGAGACGCAGATCGCGGTCATGCTTGCTAAAATCGAAAGATATACAAGGGAGGCAGCAGCTGTGAATAAGGATGTGAAAGTCGATGTGTATGTAAATGGGGTAAAGGTCGGAGCTGGCATTTTAGATGCCGGAGTGACTTACCTGCCTGTACGAGTAGTGGCAGAGGCATTAGGGGCTACGGTAGGTTGGAACAAGGAGAATCTGCGGGTCGATATTACCAAGGAGGCTAAATAA
- a CDS encoding glucosaminidase domain-containing protein produces the protein MNSNLGGTLKGKGDVFAAAGAKYGIDPALLAAIAVHETGNGTSPASRNRNNVGGMMRRDGKGLQSFDSIDAGIDAMASNLKRLYFDQGLNTIEKIQKKYAPNGAANDPTNLNQHWVSGVSKYYRMFGGG, from the coding sequence TTGAATAGTAATCTTGGCGGGACTCTTAAAGGGAAAGGTGATGTTTTTGCTGCGGCAGGGGCTAAATACGGTATCGATCCTGCACTGCTTGCGGCCATCGCTGTCCATGAGACTGGTAACGGAACGAGTCCTGCATCCAGAAATCGCAATAATGTCGGTGGCATGATGCGGAGAGATGGAAAGGGGCTGCAATCCTTTGATAGCATTGATGCTGGTATAGATGCAATGGCCTCCAACCTGAAGAGACTATACTTCGACCAAGGGTTGAACACCATAGAAAAAATACAGAAGAAGTATGCGCCGAACGGTGCGGCCAATGACCCAACAAACCTTAACCAGCACTGGGTTAGCGGCGTAAGTAAGTATTACAGAATGTTCGGAGGTGGCTGA
- a CDS encoding helix-turn-helix transcriptional regulator — translation MKLSRGRCRLRYLLAKAKMTQAELSRRTGYSPQQISNWVNDREPMSYDAAATIAHVLACQMEDLYELMLSP, via the coding sequence GTGAAGCTCTCCCGCGGGAGATGCCGACTACGATACCTATTAGCCAAGGCAAAAATGACGCAAGCTGAGCTGTCACGCAGAACCGGTTATTCGCCGCAACAGATATCAAACTGGGTTAATGATAGAGAGCCCATGTCTTATGATGCTGCGGCAACAATCGCCCACGTCTTAGCTTGCCAAATGGAGGATTTGTACGAGCTAATGTTGTCACCCTGA
- a CDS encoding LPD38 domain-containing protein encodes MFDAVRNRKRGEDAKQRVLDRTYSPAPVSASPANDMFAAVRNRSLSSPVSATVVDPITSKVLRDTLVGVGVNAGQPTIDMSPKPPVPQSGIDFKAAQSQSPLTGKLPAPGLLQTPQQTIQSTLADKVPAASLLQQTGRGPANASQIPELSQYEINKKEIESAPPVIKQYAQAMNYLTEGNPLGIAIGNAFSGNSEATRRDSSGNKTVDKIADLVNDFITPMLIPTGAPVGMGPNVGTYEVAGKALANKTGQAAVNKIAQGIGRIAPKVSPGTAQTIARQGLTETVAGPLQGVAMGLANQQDSNEQIGMNALYGLAGGAALGFGGAAAGTGLRNLFKRNGIPDAEIEELLALPEGRGTVRQAAASERSNLAAGTEPVINPYTYELPEASARTRAAADNVTDGRSGLREIDQSIHSLQTSYEQAVIDEYKLLRQQLDNRGGVQQGALQRTPEGEVIGRTGRQSNNPRWYQEFYAANGKRPTIKDLYTLARDRVDNGFADEAGRVPSWRERTGYDEQMAGYQQARETLAGSLLDIDPALQVTDSPLIGQDLRDLRQTGPKQARRPVGESLVAPPSVEPTLPRAPAVEAPVTAREQAINAKPLSELTQDDIDYLLEVSNGREIPIPPQDPTPLPISEPILRPGQFDDKSGLGIAAGQRIKPYDSLSTETRSQLVTQQQRDPASLKGTSDRAYTALVDDLHPLNQQDKILNDLMEEPLKASERIHTLGLASRGADVVSKRIITDGLVDSQGQVVGESLKSILKPLKSLMKKNKSIYVDFEDYLLNKHAVTRAERGEKVFRDDLAWTPEFGAQKAAEYEQQFPEFKEAADKFYAFNQQMVQSWLVDTGIITQDMADAWLKANPYYVPNKRQFTQLEKTGKGPGGGKKGFGNQSNPVKGYQKGGSQRKIISPIEATIENVDAYVKAAKRNQVMQQYVRNIEQAPEAFKDWAEIVKQPEKPSDIKKLLLSDVTDESGAVVTDGIDNLLSRFSDDFDAAMQRTRLDKDNIIRAMVNGEPVHVNIKDKQLLSALTALGPESAGWMLNLVGKVTNNMKLLTTGSNPVFSLTRNLFRDIPQAYVASTTRDNPIAFVADLVSAAVDIGGKRGAYRQFLDIGGGHASSIAADRNLLAQSKRAALPQSGVRTKLARAKEGYENLLNAVEIAPRLAEFKRSYNLTGDLQAALQAAQDITVNFKRRGALSREIDKVFPYFNAAAQGLDKTIRTYKDNPAKALTKSILAITIPTLALYALNHDDPAYQRLSRRQKDAFLMIPKGDGTFFKVAKPQEQGTIFSDIPERLMKLFAEEDPAAFRDFADRLRTTFTPPGVQGALKKGGVTDKLLGAAGDTIFGPIADLAANKTFSGAPIVPGYLENLSPELQYDAKTTTVSKKLGELTGTSPKQLDYLARQYTGFLGQFGQPLLSPGGDVGSALNQQVTADPVFTNDTSTEFYNLKGKLDQANTDKDVKDLPDWYSNGLRKQMDRISKRMSAIRKQQREVQQDSSLSNKAKREELRKLQQSINDMAEYGNELARNTVPY; translated from the coding sequence ATGTTTGATGCGGTTAGAAATCGTAAGCGCGGGGAGGATGCAAAGCAACGGGTCCTTGACCGGACCTACTCGCCGGCACCTGTCTCCGCTTCTCCAGCCAATGATATGTTTGCTGCTGTGCGAAACCGTAGTCTCTCCAGTCCTGTGTCTGCTACAGTGGTAGATCCGATCACCTCTAAGGTGCTGCGTGATACGCTGGTTGGCGTAGGTGTCAATGCGGGACAGCCAACAATCGACATGAGCCCGAAACCTCCTGTCCCGCAGTCCGGTATCGACTTCAAAGCGGCTCAAAGCCAGTCACCGCTGACAGGTAAGTTACCTGCTCCTGGGCTACTTCAGACGCCGCAGCAGACGATTCAGTCCACGCTTGCGGATAAGGTGCCAGCTGCTTCTCTGCTCCAGCAAACGGGGCGCGGTCCGGCTAATGCTTCACAGATACCAGAGCTCTCACAATATGAAATCAATAAAAAAGAGATTGAGAGCGCCCCGCCAGTTATTAAGCAGTATGCACAGGCCATGAACTACTTGACGGAAGGCAATCCGCTGGGGATCGCTATCGGCAATGCCTTTAGTGGAAATAGTGAGGCAACTCGGCGTGATAGCTCCGGCAATAAGACCGTGGATAAGATCGCTGATTTGGTTAATGACTTTATTACGCCGATGCTGATCCCCACCGGAGCGCCTGTGGGCATGGGGCCGAATGTGGGCACTTATGAGGTGGCCGGTAAGGCGCTGGCAAACAAGACGGGTCAGGCCGCTGTGAATAAGATTGCCCAGGGCATCGGCAGAATTGCTCCGAAGGTAAGTCCAGGTACTGCTCAAACGATCGCCAGACAGGGTCTGACAGAGACGGTAGCAGGGCCTCTTCAAGGTGTTGCTATGGGACTTGCTAACCAACAAGATAGCAATGAACAGATCGGCATGAACGCTCTATACGGCTTGGCCGGTGGTGCAGCACTGGGCTTTGGTGGAGCGGCTGCGGGCACTGGTCTTCGAAATCTGTTCAAGCGGAACGGGATTCCTGATGCTGAAATCGAGGAGTTACTGGCGCTGCCGGAAGGCCGGGGCACCGTGCGTCAAGCTGCGGCATCTGAACGGTCTAATTTGGCTGCTGGCACAGAACCTGTTATCAATCCATATACCTATGAGCTGCCGGAGGCTTCGGCGCGCACCCGTGCTGCTGCAGACAACGTAACCGACGGGCGTAGCGGCCTGCGGGAGATTGATCAGTCTATTCACTCGCTTCAGACTAGCTATGAGCAAGCTGTCATTGACGAGTATAAACTCTTACGGCAGCAGCTGGATAATCGGGGCGGAGTGCAGCAGGGGGCCTTACAGCGAACGCCGGAGGGGGAGGTAATCGGCCGTACAGGTCGCCAGTCCAATAACCCCCGATGGTATCAAGAATTCTACGCCGCGAATGGCAAGCGCCCAACTATCAAGGATCTTTACACATTAGCCCGTGACCGGGTGGACAATGGATTTGCTGATGAAGCTGGGCGGGTTCCATCTTGGCGAGAACGGACCGGCTATGATGAGCAAATGGCAGGTTATCAACAGGCCAGAGAGACGCTAGCTGGGAGCCTGCTGGACATTGATCCAGCGCTCCAAGTGACAGACTCCCCTTTGATTGGTCAAGATCTGCGGGATTTGCGTCAGACGGGGCCGAAGCAGGCCCGCAGACCTGTGGGCGAGTCTCTTGTCGCTCCGCCATCCGTAGAACCTACATTACCACGTGCTCCAGCTGTAGAGGCGCCGGTGACCGCAAGAGAACAAGCCATTAATGCTAAGCCGTTGTCCGAGCTGACGCAGGATGATATTGATTATCTGCTTGAGGTTTCCAACGGGCGGGAGATACCTATTCCACCTCAAGATCCTACGCCGCTGCCCATCAGTGAGCCGATCCTTCGCCCTGGGCAATTTGATGATAAGTCAGGATTAGGCATCGCGGCCGGCCAACGGATTAAGCCTTACGACTCCCTGAGCACCGAGACTCGCTCGCAGCTGGTCACGCAGCAGCAGCGTGATCCAGCAAGCCTGAAAGGTACGAGCGACCGGGCATATACCGCCCTGGTGGATGATTTACACCCGCTTAACCAGCAGGACAAGATCCTGAATGATCTCATGGAGGAGCCGCTGAAAGCTTCAGAACGGATTCATACACTCGGCTTAGCTTCACGTGGAGCTGATGTTGTCTCCAAGCGGATTATCACGGACGGGCTGGTTGATTCGCAGGGTCAGGTAGTAGGTGAGTCCCTGAAGAGTATCCTTAAGCCGTTGAAGTCTTTAATGAAGAAGAATAAAAGCATCTATGTGGACTTTGAAGACTACCTGCTCAACAAGCACGCCGTTACCCGTGCAGAACGCGGGGAGAAGGTATTCCGGGATGACCTGGCCTGGACGCCTGAATTCGGTGCCCAGAAGGCGGCAGAGTATGAGCAGCAGTTCCCAGAGTTTAAGGAAGCTGCAGATAAGTTCTATGCATTTAATCAGCAGATGGTACAGTCCTGGCTGGTGGATACGGGTATCATTACGCAAGACATGGCTGACGCTTGGCTCAAGGCCAACCCTTACTACGTGCCGAATAAGCGCCAATTTACTCAGCTGGAGAAGACAGGCAAGGGGCCCGGCGGTGGGAAAAAGGGTTTCGGCAATCAATCCAATCCGGTTAAGGGGTACCAGAAGGGTGGCTCACAGCGGAAGATCATCAGCCCGATCGAAGCAACTATCGAGAATGTGGACGCTTATGTGAAGGCTGCCAAGCGGAACCAGGTTATGCAGCAGTATGTGCGCAACATCGAGCAAGCGCCGGAGGCCTTCAAAGATTGGGCGGAAATCGTCAAGCAGCCTGAGAAGCCTTCTGACATCAAGAAGCTACTGCTTTCTGACGTAACCGATGAATCCGGGGCTGTTGTAACTGACGGCATAGATAATCTTCTCAGCCGCTTTTCGGATGATTTCGATGCCGCTATGCAGCGCACCCGGCTGGACAAAGACAACATCATCCGCGCGATGGTTAACGGCGAGCCGGTACATGTAAATATCAAAGACAAGCAGCTACTGTCCGCGCTGACGGCACTCGGGCCGGAGTCGGCCGGCTGGATGCTCAACCTAGTCGGCAAAGTGACCAATAATATGAAGCTGCTGACCACGGGTAGTAACCCGGTGTTCTCCTTAACACGAAACCTGTTCCGGGATATCCCGCAGGCTTACGTTGCATCCACCACCCGGGATAACCCGATTGCCTTTGTTGCTGACCTGGTCAGTGCTGCGGTAGACATCGGGGGAAAGCGAGGAGCCTATAGACAGTTCCTTGATATTGGCGGCGGCCATGCTTCATCCATTGCGGCGGACCGTAACCTGTTGGCACAGAGCAAACGTGCGGCGCTTCCGCAATCTGGTGTTCGTACGAAACTTGCTCGTGCAAAGGAAGGGTATGAGAACCTGCTCAACGCCGTGGAAATCGCCCCACGCCTTGCTGAGTTCAAGCGAAGCTATAATCTGACGGGTGACCTACAGGCGGCGCTTCAGGCCGCGCAGGACATCACGGTTAACTTCAAGCGGAGAGGAGCGCTTTCCCGGGAGATTGATAAGGTATTTCCGTATTTTAATGCAGCCGCGCAAGGATTGGATAAGACGATCCGGACGTATAAGGATAACCCGGCCAAGGCGCTTACAAAGTCAATCCTGGCGATTACAATCCCGACGCTCGCGCTATACGCGCTTAACCACGATGATCCAGCTTACCAGCGACTCAGCCGGCGACAGAAGGATGCTTTCCTGATGATCCCTAAAGGGGACGGCACATTCTTCAAAGTGGCTAAGCCGCAGGAACAGGGAACCATCTTTAGCGATATTCCAGAGCGCTTAATGAAGCTGTTCGCCGAAGAGGACCCGGCAGCCTTCCGGGATTTCGCGGATCGGCTACGGACTACATTTACACCGCCGGGAGTCCAGGGCGCATTGAAGAAAGGTGGAGTCACCGATAAACTGCTCGGGGCTGCTGGTGATACGATCTTTGGTCCTATCGCGGATCTCGCAGCGAATAAGACCTTCAGCGGGGCTCCTATCGTGCCGGGTTATTTAGAGAATCTATCGCCGGAACTTCAGTATGATGCGAAGACAACCACAGTATCCAAGAAGCTCGGCGAGCTGACAGGCACATCACCAAAGCAGCTTGATTACCTGGCCCGACAGTACACAGGGTTCCTTGGGCAGTTTGGGCAGCCCCTGCTCTCTCCTGGGGGAGACGTAGGCAGCGCACTCAACCAGCAGGTTACTGCCGATCCGGTGTTCACAAACGACACCTCTACGGAGTTTTATAATCTGAAGGGTAAGCTTGACCAGGCTAATACAGATAAAGACGTGAAGGATCTACCGGACTGGTACAGCAACGGCCTGCGGAAGCAGATGGACAGGATCAGCAAACGGATGTCCGCTATTCGCAAACAGCAGCGTGAGGTTCAGCAGGATTCGTCCTTAAGCAATAAGGCCAAGCGTGAGGAGCTCCGTAAGCTGCAGCAGTCCATTAACGACATGGCAGAGTACGGGAATGAGTTGGCAAGAAATACAGTTCCTTATTAA
- a CDS encoding nucleotidyltransferase domain-containing protein encodes MYPHHQAAIDAITNKLKARPDVQGIIIGGSVAHGFAGETSDIDIMIVLSEEDYKKACSIHNLGYFETESCSYEGGYVDGKVVSASYIKQVAESGSDPAKFAFQDAFVTYSNIEGLERLVQDAPRYPVEKKTENMQKFYAQFETWKWYYYEGLKRNNRLLIDYCLTHYVFFAGRLILLHNETLFPSYKWFLQVLEGAQKKPENLLTDIHRVLEERTPEAVENLYKSIVEFNNWYQAEHHWTVQFMMDSQLNWMDGPVPVLDL; translated from the coding sequence ATGTATCCCCATCATCAGGCTGCCATTGATGCCATCACCAACAAGCTTAAAGCCAGACCCGACGTACAAGGGATTATCATCGGAGGTTCCGTGGCGCATGGCTTTGCGGGCGAAACCTCTGATATCGACATTATGATCGTCCTTTCCGAAGAGGATTACAAGAAAGCTTGTTCCATCCATAATCTTGGGTATTTCGAAACGGAATCCTGTTCTTATGAAGGCGGTTATGTGGACGGAAAAGTTGTATCCGCTTCCTACATCAAGCAAGTGGCCGAATCCGGCAGCGATCCTGCTAAGTTCGCATTCCAGGATGCGTTCGTCACCTATTCCAATATCGAGGGGTTGGAACGGTTGGTCCAAGATGCTCCCCGATATCCGGTGGAGAAAAAGACTGAGAACATGCAGAAGTTCTATGCACAATTCGAAACCTGGAAATGGTATTATTACGAAGGACTGAAACGCAACAATCGTTTATTAATCGACTACTGTTTGACCCACTATGTCTTTTTCGCAGGTCGGTTGATTTTGCTACACAACGAAACACTTTTCCCTTCTTATAAGTGGTTCTTACAGGTTCTAGAGGGGGCCCAAAAGAAGCCTGAGAATTTGTTGACGGACATCCATCGGGTACTGGAAGAACGAACGCCGGAAGCCGTAGAAAATCTGTACAAGAGTATTGTGGAATTTAATAACTGGTATCAGGCAGAGCATCATTGGACGGTTCAGTTCATGATGGATAGCCAGCTGAACTGGATGGACGGACCGGTTCCGGTTCTCGATTTATAA
- a CDS encoding phosphotransferase, with translation MDEKLSNYINYIKEKYPSIEVSSIQTNLTDGLHNDIVIINGNEVFRFAKNDFSKELLLNESRVIQIIKQYVEMPVPNLEIIDEGVSKYSLIKGNPIFRSNLMTLHVDHFNLFAEQIGRFLSQLHSIPLGEIQEYDISAFPGNGTRDSYLELYSRIEEKLFPHMKSYVVEHINHIFEPLFINKKFLDYDPVLIHGDLAPYHILKSSNKVVGIIDFGVSGTGDPAHDVGVILDTLGERIVNRISHYYKGINTFIDRSRFYANVSSIRWALIGYESNDVSWHLNHFFTAKEINPYR, from the coding sequence ATGGATGAGAAATTATCCAATTACATTAATTATATAAAGGAAAAATACCCCAGTATAGAAGTCAGTAGCATTCAAACCAATTTGACAGATGGTCTACACAACGACATTGTCATTATTAACGGTAATGAAGTCTTTCGGTTTGCCAAAAATGATTTTAGTAAAGAGCTTTTACTTAATGAATCTAGAGTTATCCAAATCATAAAGCAATATGTAGAAATGCCTGTACCAAACTTAGAAATTATCGATGAAGGGGTATCGAAGTATTCCTTGATCAAAGGCAACCCTATTTTTAGAAGTAATCTCATGACCTTACATGTAGACCACTTCAATTTGTTTGCTGAACAGATAGGCAGGTTTTTATCTCAGTTACATTCTATTCCTCTAGGTGAGATACAAGAATACGATATAAGTGCCTTTCCCGGTAACGGTACAAGGGATTCTTATCTGGAGTTATATTCAAGAATCGAGGAAAAACTATTTCCGCATATGAAGAGTTATGTCGTTGAACACATAAACCATATTTTCGAGCCCCTATTTATCAATAAGAAGTTTCTTGATTATGACCCGGTATTGATACACGGGGATTTAGCTCCGTACCACATCCTAAAATCATCCAACAAAGTTGTAGGCATAATTGATTTTGGTGTTTCCGGCACCGGAGATCCAGCCCATGATGTTGGTGTGATTCTTGATACATTAGGGGAGAGAATCGTTAATAGAATTAGTCATTATTATAAAGGCATTAACACATTTATCGATAGGTCAAGATTCTATGCTAATGTCTCGTCAATACGATGGGCACTAATCGGGTATGAAAGCAACGATGTTTCTTGGCATTTAAATCACTTTTTCACCGCTAAAGAAATAAACCCTTATAGGTAA